In Roseimicrobium gellanilyticum, the following are encoded in one genomic region:
- a CDS encoding DUF1501 domain-containing protein has protein sequence MPSFTRRALLSKLAVAAAPPVEDAGRHTLIVVFLRGGADTMNLVVPYADDSYYKARPTIAIKAPTGDSDKGRALRLDDRYGFHPALQPLHEKFNEGRLAIVQAVGTDNTTGSHFECQDQMEHGDSMAASAAGGGWLGRYLRTRANSKLGPLSAVALGTTLPESLRGAPVASVMQSLEEIAIRTPSGKPDAAAAVLAAMYGADVTLLGAQGRETLDLFKRVSALQEGGYKPANDAKYPKDGFGNGMREIARLIKARVGLEVACIDVGGWDTHFFQGTTDSFQAERARILAEGLAAFDADLKDQRGSFTVMVTTEFGRRIYENASLGTDHGRGFALMTLSNQIQGGRILGKWPCVVENDSPAGPGGMQIQHDYRSVFAEVLRGSLGLDSTAASTVFPKCEFGKVGLVA, from the coding sequence ATGCCCTCCTTCACCCGACGCGCCCTGCTTTCCAAGCTTGCCGTGGCTGCTGCTCCGCCGGTGGAGGATGCTGGTCGCCACACGCTCATCGTCGTCTTCCTTCGCGGTGGTGCGGACACGATGAATCTCGTGGTGCCGTACGCCGACGACAGCTACTACAAAGCGCGGCCTACCATCGCCATCAAGGCACCTACTGGCGATTCCGACAAGGGACGCGCACTGCGCCTGGATGATCGCTACGGCTTCCATCCGGCGCTGCAGCCCCTGCACGAGAAGTTCAACGAAGGCCGCCTCGCCATCGTGCAGGCCGTGGGCACAGACAACACCACTGGTTCCCACTTTGAGTGCCAGGACCAGATGGAACACGGTGATTCCATGGCTGCCTCCGCTGCAGGCGGAGGCTGGCTGGGGCGCTACCTCCGCACGCGTGCGAATTCCAAGCTCGGCCCGTTGAGCGCTGTGGCTCTCGGCACCACTCTGCCAGAGAGCTTGCGCGGCGCGCCGGTAGCCAGCGTGATGCAGTCGCTGGAAGAAATCGCCATCCGCACACCTTCCGGCAAACCCGATGCCGCTGCGGCTGTGCTCGCCGCGATGTACGGCGCGGATGTCACCCTGCTGGGAGCCCAGGGACGCGAAACACTCGACCTCTTCAAACGTGTCAGCGCCCTTCAGGAAGGCGGCTACAAGCCTGCCAACGATGCCAAGTATCCCAAGGACGGCTTCGGCAATGGCATGCGGGAGATCGCGCGCTTGATCAAAGCTCGGGTCGGTCTCGAAGTCGCCTGCATCGATGTGGGAGGCTGGGACACCCACTTCTTCCAAGGAACCACGGACAGCTTCCAGGCCGAGCGGGCCCGCATTCTCGCCGAAGGTCTCGCCGCCTTCGATGCGGATCTCAAGGATCAGCGCGGCAGCTTCACGGTGATGGTCACCACCGAGTTCGGTCGCCGTATTTACGAGAACGCCTCCCTCGGCACCGACCACGGTCGCGGCTTCGCTCTCATGACTTTGAGCAATCAGATCCAAGGCGGTCGCATCCTCGGCAAATGGCCCTGCGTCGTGGAAAACGATTCGCCCGCCGGCCCCGGCGGCATGCAGATCCAGCATGACTATCGCAGCGTGTTTGCAGAAGTGTTGCGTGGTTCGCTTGGGCTTGATTCTACAGCGGCGAGCACCGTATTTCCCAAGTGTGAGTTCGGCAAGGTGGGATTGGTGGCGTAG
- the ilvD gene encoding dihydroxy-acid dehydratase: MSARTKSAAKSDLHRKHSAIVVDGVERAPSRAMLHAVGFSRADFKKSLIGVASTWSMVTPCNMHIDRLAKEAAKGIDAAGGKSMIFNTITISDGISMGTEGMKYSLVSREVIADSIETVVGCEGMDGYVAIGGCDKNMPGCIMAMARLNRPSVFVYGGTILPGCVGPEKKDADIVTVFEAVGKHANCQINDKELIDIEEHSIPGEGSCGGMYTANTMASAIEALGMSLPNSGAQSAVGDDKLIDCFDAGAAVLNMIKLGITPRDIMTKEAFENAITLIITLGGSTNAVLHLIAMAHSAGVKLTIDDFTRIGKKTPVLADLKPSGKYFMNDLVKIGGTVPLMRMLVEEGLMHGDCLTVTGRSMKENLKKSKIVYPKDQTIVQPLDKPLKKDSHLVIFRGNLCAEGAVGKISGKEGLLFSGKAIVFDSEEKALQAILNDKVKKGHVIVIRMEGPQGGPGMREMLSPTSAIMGKGLGKDVALITDGRFSGGSHGFVVGHVTPEAYVGGTIAIVKNGDPITIDAQKREITLGVPAKEIAARLKAWKKPKPRYTRGILAKYAATVKNASQGAVTDLDVV; the protein is encoded by the coding sequence ATGTCAGCCCGAACCAAATCCGCCGCCAAGTCCGACCTGCACCGCAAGCATTCCGCCATCGTGGTGGATGGAGTGGAGCGCGCCCCGAGCCGCGCCATGCTGCACGCCGTCGGATTCAGCCGCGCGGACTTCAAGAAGTCGCTCATCGGCGTGGCGTCCACCTGGAGCATGGTGACCCCCTGCAACATGCACATCGACCGCCTCGCTAAGGAAGCGGCGAAGGGCATCGACGCTGCCGGCGGGAAGTCGATGATCTTCAATACCATCACGATTTCGGATGGCATCAGCATGGGCACGGAGGGCATGAAGTACTCCCTCGTTTCCCGTGAAGTCATCGCCGACTCCATCGAGACCGTGGTGGGTTGCGAAGGCATGGATGGCTACGTGGCCATCGGCGGTTGCGACAAGAACATGCCGGGCTGCATCATGGCCATGGCCCGCCTGAACCGCCCCAGCGTCTTCGTGTATGGCGGCACCATCCTCCCCGGCTGCGTGGGCCCGGAGAAGAAGGACGCGGACATTGTGACCGTCTTCGAAGCGGTGGGCAAGCACGCCAACTGCCAGATTAACGACAAGGAACTTATCGACATCGAAGAGCACTCCATCCCGGGTGAAGGCTCCTGCGGTGGCATGTACACGGCGAACACCATGGCCAGCGCCATCGAAGCGCTCGGCATGAGCCTGCCGAACAGCGGCGCCCAGTCCGCCGTGGGTGATGACAAGCTGATTGACTGCTTCGACGCCGGCGCCGCCGTGCTGAACATGATCAAGCTGGGCATCACCCCGCGTGACATCATGACGAAGGAGGCGTTTGAGAATGCCATCACGCTCATCATCACGCTCGGTGGCTCCACGAATGCGGTGCTGCACCTCATCGCCATGGCGCACAGCGCGGGCGTCAAACTCACCATCGATGACTTCACCCGCATCGGCAAGAAGACTCCGGTGCTCGCCGACCTGAAGCCGAGCGGCAAGTACTTCATGAACGACCTCGTGAAGATCGGCGGCACCGTGCCGCTCATGCGCATGCTCGTGGAGGAAGGTCTCATGCACGGCGATTGCCTCACGGTGACCGGTCGCTCCATGAAGGAGAACCTGAAGAAGTCCAAGATCGTCTACCCGAAGGACCAGACCATCGTGCAGCCGCTCGACAAGCCGCTCAAGAAGGACAGCCACCTCGTCATCTTCCGTGGCAACCTCTGCGCCGAAGGCGCCGTGGGCAAGATCAGCGGCAAGGAAGGCCTCCTGTTCTCCGGCAAGGCCATCGTATTCGATAGTGAGGAGAAGGCGCTCCAGGCCATCCTCAATGACAAGGTGAAGAAGGGCCACGTCATCGTCATCCGCATGGAAGGACCGCAGGGCGGCCCCGGTATGCGCGAGATGCTCTCCCCCACCAGCGCCATCATGGGCAAGGGACTCGGCAAGGACGTGGCCCTCATCACGGACGGACGGTTCAGCGGTGGCAGCCACGGCTTCGTGGTGGGCCACGTGACTCCGGAAGCCTATGTGGGCGGCACCATCGCCATCGTGAAAAACGGCGACCCCATCACCATCGATGCTCAGAAGCGCGAGATCACCCTTGGCGTTCCTGCCAAGGAAATCGCCGCCCGCCTCAAGGCCTGGAAGAAGCCCAAGCCCCGCTACACCCGCGGCATCCTGGCGAAGTACGCCGCCACGGTGAAGAACGCCAGCCAGGGCGCGGTGACGGATCTGGATGTGGTGTAG
- a CDS encoding carbonic anhydrase: MKTKVCLLTTMVALSVSLAAYLQAKDPAPSEAAPTVTGAEALNLLKEGNVRFVADKLNHPHQDRTSRAELAKGQHPFAIVLGCADSRTSPELVFDQGLGDLFVIRVAGNVLNDETIGSIEYAVEHLGSPLIVVLAHERCGAVKAARDTIATNGKAPGHIQSLVKAIEPAVATTSSADAETTAKANALHVAKTLRESEPFLKEKAAAGKLTVVGAHYDLDTGKVEFLSEGAK, translated from the coding sequence ATGAAAACGAAAGTTTGTCTTCTGACCACCATGGTCGCCCTCTCCGTTTCTCTTGCAGCCTACCTTCAGGCCAAGGACCCGGCACCCTCGGAAGCCGCTCCCACGGTTACCGGTGCCGAAGCACTCAATCTTCTTAAAGAAGGGAATGTGCGCTTCGTGGCGGACAAGCTCAATCACCCGCACCAAGACCGCACCTCCCGCGCAGAGCTCGCCAAGGGCCAGCATCCCTTCGCCATCGTCCTCGGATGCGCGGATTCCCGTACTTCTCCCGAGCTCGTGTTTGATCAGGGTCTCGGTGACCTCTTCGTGATCCGTGTCGCGGGCAATGTGCTCAATGATGAAACGATAGGCAGCATCGAATACGCCGTGGAACACCTCGGCAGCCCGCTCATCGTGGTGCTGGCCCATGAGCGCTGCGGCGCCGTGAAGGCCGCTCGTGATACCATCGCCACCAATGGCAAAGCACCGGGCCACATCCAGTCGCTGGTCAAGGCCATCGAGCCCGCCGTGGCCACCACGTCCTCCGCCGATGCCGAAACGACCGCCAAGGCCAACGCCCTGCACGTGGCCAAAACCCTCCGCGAGTCCGAGCCCTTCCTGAAAGAAAAGGCCGCGGCTGGCAAGCTCACCGTCGTGGGCGCGCACTACGACCTCGACACGGGCAAGGTGGAGTTCCTCAGCGAAGGCGCCAAGTAA
- the tkt gene encoding transketolase → MNKAILQKAANEARGIAMDAVHKCQSGHLGLPLGAAEIGAVLFGEMLQCDPTDPKWLNRDRFILSAGHGSMFIYTWLHLAGYDLPMRELENFRQLHSHTPGHPESFETVGVECTTGPLGQGVANAVGFAISGKMAAAKYNTADFKLLDNHIFVLAGDGCLQEGVAREAVAFAGHNGLDNLILIYDSNDVTLDAMAKLTQSEDTAKVYEGMGWDVITIDGHSFGDIYSAIDRAKTSNNNKPKIIIAKTEIGRGIPEVAGTAKAHGEGGAKFVDAARAALGLPADQHFFVSEEVKAHFSELKDKRVAAKADWQKRFEAWGKANPELKAQLDDALNHDYTAEELLKLIPEYPAEGKAATRNSGGEILNHLAKAIPHMITGSADLFGSTKNYIKDGGDFSKNTPTGRNLWFGIREHAMAAMVNGIKYDGLFRASSATFLVFADYCRASMRIAALAKLPATYIFTHDSVGVGEDGPTHQPVETVSGLRLIPNLDVIRPGDAEECAAAFAAAFSRPDGPTLLALTRQDIPHQGSASAAARREGTLKGGYVLVKEKGDLKTILLASGSEVQHVVEAAKQLGDGVRVVSVPCFERFDRQTQAYRDEVLPPSCTKRVAIEAGVSALWWKYVGTAGKVLGIDRFGISAPGNTVMKELGMTAEAVVKAAS, encoded by the coding sequence ATGAACAAAGCTATCCTTCAGAAAGCCGCCAATGAAGCCCGTGGCATTGCCATGGACGCGGTGCACAAGTGCCAGTCCGGACACCTTGGTCTGCCCCTCGGCGCAGCGGAAATCGGCGCCGTCCTTTTCGGAGAAATGCTCCAGTGCGACCCGACCGACCCGAAATGGCTCAATCGCGACCGCTTCATCCTGAGCGCAGGCCACGGTTCGATGTTCATCTACACCTGGCTGCACCTCGCGGGCTATGACCTGCCGATGAGGGAGCTGGAAAACTTCCGCCAGCTTCACAGCCATACCCCCGGCCACCCGGAGTCCTTTGAGACCGTGGGCGTGGAGTGCACCACCGGCCCCCTCGGCCAGGGCGTGGCCAATGCAGTCGGTTTCGCCATCAGCGGCAAGATGGCCGCGGCGAAGTACAACACCGCCGACTTCAAGCTGCTCGACAACCACATTTTCGTGCTCGCCGGTGACGGCTGCCTTCAGGAAGGCGTGGCCCGCGAAGCGGTGGCTTTTGCCGGCCACAACGGCCTCGACAACCTGATCCTCATTTACGATTCCAACGACGTCACCCTCGACGCGATGGCCAAGCTCACCCAGAGCGAAGACACCGCCAAGGTGTACGAAGGCATGGGCTGGGATGTCATCACCATCGACGGTCACAGCTTCGGCGACATCTACAGCGCCATCGACCGGGCGAAGACCAGCAACAACAACAAGCCGAAGATCATCATCGCCAAGACCGAGATCGGTCGCGGTATCCCCGAAGTGGCCGGCACCGCCAAGGCCCACGGCGAAGGTGGCGCGAAGTTTGTGGACGCTGCCCGCGCGGCGCTCGGCCTCCCTGCTGACCAGCACTTCTTCGTGAGCGAGGAAGTGAAGGCCCACTTCTCCGAGCTCAAGGACAAGCGCGTCGCCGCGAAGGCTGACTGGCAGAAGCGCTTCGAAGCCTGGGGCAAGGCCAACCCTGAGCTCAAGGCCCAGCTCGATGACGCCCTCAATCACGACTACACCGCGGAAGAGCTGCTGAAGCTCATCCCTGAGTATCCCGCCGAAGGCAAGGCCGCGACCCGCAACAGCGGTGGCGAGATCCTGAACCATCTGGCGAAGGCGATCCCGCACATGATCACGGGCAGCGCTGACCTCTTCGGCTCCACGAAGAACTACATCAAGGACGGCGGCGACTTCTCCAAGAACACGCCCACCGGCCGCAACCTGTGGTTTGGCATTCGTGAACACGCCATGGCTGCGATGGTGAACGGCATCAAATACGACGGTCTCTTCCGCGCCAGCAGCGCCACCTTCCTGGTGTTTGCTGACTACTGCCGCGCGTCCATGCGTATCGCCGCCCTGGCCAAGCTTCCCGCAACCTACATCTTCACGCACGACTCCGTGGGTGTGGGTGAAGACGGCCCGACCCACCAGCCGGTGGAAACGGTGAGCGGCCTCCGCCTTATTCCGAACCTCGACGTCATCCGCCCTGGCGATGCCGAAGAGTGTGCCGCTGCCTTCGCCGCTGCGTTCAGCCGTCCAGATGGCCCCACGCTCCTTGCTCTTACCCGCCAGGACATCCCGCACCAGGGCAGCGCCAGCGCCGCCGCACGCCGCGAAGGCACCCTCAAGGGTGGCTACGTGCTGGTGAAGGAAAAGGGCGACCTGAAGACCATCCTCCTCGCGAGCGGTTCCGAAGTGCAGCACGTGGTGGAAGCTGCGAAGCAGCTCGGTGACGGCGTCCGCGTCGTCAGCGTGCCCTGCTTTGAGCGCTTCGATCGCCAGACGCAGGCCTATCGTGACGAAGTGCTCCCGCCCTCCTGCACGAAGCGCGTCGCCATCGAGGCCGGTGTGTCCGCCCTCTGGTGGAAGTACGTCGGCACCGCCGGCAAGGTACTCGGCATCGACCGCTTCGGCATCAGCGCCCCTGGCAATACCGTCATGAAGGAACTCGGCATGACTGCTGAGGCTGTGGTGAAGGCTGCGAGCTAG
- a CDS encoding DUF1800 domain-containing protein, translating into MSTDGISTSRRSLFKAALAGTAAALTGCERSTAFFGDQMGQSIPPNLTPAQSADIDPDFHLVSRAGFGPWPGDLAKVKQMGRDAWLEEQLHPERIDDSAADLRAEWFESLYMDAGNAWEFRKDVLRDELTRHAVLRAVYSKRQLFEAMVEFWGDHLNIDLEKTDCIYLRPSDDRDVIRKHAMGKFRDLILASAKSPAMLTYLDGRDNKVTKKSPVPNENYARELMELHTMGVNGGYTQKDIYEAARCLSGWTVDLKMRMADALNPFKAQRGTTHFKKEWHDDGTKEVLGHTIAAKGGEADLERVVDIVCAHPSTAKYISQKLCRRFISHEPPQSAVDKVTAEFTRTSGDIKSTLRVLFQSEEFANARGQLLKRPFRFIVSSLRAVAADVETSYVGRRDNPAAAATQAIQGKPPRIPLVSYLHPLGQPLFRHPTPDGYPDEETPWLGTLLWRWNFAFALGGSFVPDVKTEGNALRKALGLRKDSKDKASRLFAHCIGRKPAEAELTALQSVEDDADLLALVLASPAFQRC; encoded by the coding sequence ATGTCCACGGACGGCATCTCCACCTCACGGCGCTCGCTCTTCAAGGCAGCCCTGGCCGGCACTGCGGCAGCGCTCACAGGTTGCGAACGATCTACGGCATTCTTTGGCGACCAGATGGGCCAATCCATCCCGCCGAACCTGACTCCGGCACAGAGTGCAGACATCGATCCCGACTTCCATCTGGTCTCGCGCGCCGGCTTTGGTCCCTGGCCCGGAGACCTCGCCAAGGTGAAGCAGATGGGCCGCGACGCCTGGCTGGAGGAACAACTTCACCCGGAGCGCATCGATGACTCTGCCGCCGATCTGCGCGCCGAGTGGTTTGAGTCCCTCTACATGGATGCGGGAAATGCGTGGGAGTTCCGCAAGGATGTGCTGCGTGATGAACTCACGCGCCATGCTGTCTTGCGCGCCGTGTATTCCAAGCGGCAGCTCTTCGAGGCCATGGTCGAGTTCTGGGGCGACCACCTCAACATCGATCTGGAGAAGACGGACTGCATCTACCTGCGCCCTTCCGATGATCGCGATGTGATCCGCAAGCATGCGATGGGCAAGTTCCGCGATCTCATCCTCGCCTCCGCGAAGTCGCCTGCGATGCTCACCTACCTCGATGGCCGCGATAACAAGGTCACGAAGAAGAGCCCGGTGCCGAATGAGAACTACGCCCGCGAGCTCATGGAGCTGCACACCATGGGCGTGAACGGTGGCTACACGCAGAAGGACATCTATGAAGCCGCGCGCTGCCTCAGCGGTTGGACTGTGGACCTGAAGATGCGCATGGCGGATGCGCTGAATCCCTTCAAGGCCCAGCGCGGTACGACTCACTTCAAGAAGGAATGGCACGACGACGGCACCAAGGAAGTGCTCGGTCACACCATCGCGGCCAAAGGCGGCGAAGCCGATCTGGAGCGCGTGGTGGACATCGTGTGCGCCCATCCTTCCACGGCGAAATACATCTCCCAGAAGCTGTGCCGACGCTTCATCAGCCATGAACCGCCACAGAGCGCGGTGGACAAAGTGACTGCTGAGTTCACCCGAACGTCGGGCGATATCAAGAGCACGCTGCGCGTGCTGTTCCAGAGTGAGGAGTTTGCAAATGCCCGCGGACAGCTCTTGAAGCGACCTTTCCGTTTCATCGTTTCTTCACTGCGCGCCGTCGCTGCCGATGTGGAGACCAGCTATGTGGGTCGTCGCGACAATCCTGCCGCAGCCGCCACTCAAGCTATCCAGGGCAAGCCACCGCGCATTCCTCTGGTGAGCTATCTCCATCCACTGGGTCAGCCGCTCTTCCGCCATCCCACCCCGGACGGCTATCCCGATGAGGAAACGCCGTGGCTCGGCACGCTGTTGTGGCGCTGGAACTTCGCCTTCGCACTAGGCGGAAGTTTTGTGCCTGACGTGAAGACGGAGGGCAACGCGCTGCGCAAGGCATTGGGCCTGCGCAAGGACTCCAAAGACAAGGCGTCGCGGCTCTTCGCCCACTGCATCGGTCGCAAACCTGCCGAGGCCGAACTCACTGCCTTGCAGTCTGTGGAAGATGATGCGGACCTGCTCGCACTCGTCCTCGCGTCTCCCGCTTTTCAACGCTGTTAA